From Paenibacillus sp. FSL H8-0537:
CTCGGGCGGCGGCGTTGACACGCTTGCCCTCGCCCGTCTCGTCGGTGAACGGGGCAGCGTATTCGCCTTCGACATCCAGCAGGCGGCGCTTGAGCGGACGCGGGAGCGGCTGGACGCAATACGTGCCAGCGGCAAGGAAAAGCTCGCGGATACGCAGCTTTTCCTCCAGAGCCACGAGCAGATGGCGGATTGCGTTCCAGCCGCGCTGCATGGCCATATAGCCGGTGTCATGTTTAATCTCGGCTTTTTGCCTGGAGGCAACGAGTCGCTTATTACGCAGCCATCGACTACAATTGCTGCGCTGGAAGCTGCGCTTGCCCTGCTTCGTCCGGGCGGCGTCATTACATGCGTCGTCTATCCCGGTCATCCGGGCGGCGCGGAGGAAGCGCAAGCCGTGCAGCAATGGGTTGAAGCACTGCCAGATGAGGCAGCTGCCACCATGCTGTACCGGCAGCTGCACAAGAAGGCCGCACCGTATTTGCTTGGCGTAGAGAAAAAAGGCAAACGAGAAGCTTAAACTACTTAACTTAGGGAGAGATACTGTAATGACTAAACCATACCCACTGCAATTTCAACCAGAGATGAAGGAACGTATTTGGGGTGGCCGTGCGCTTGAGCAGTTTGGCCTTACGCTGCCGGAAGGCTCGATTGGCGAAGGCTGGATGATCGGCGACCACCCGAACGGTACAACGAAGGTTATAAATGGCGAGCTTGCTGGCAAAGGCCTCGACGAAATTCGCGAAGCTTATGGCCGCGAGTGGTTCGGCACGAAAGGCTTTTCCGAGAAAAATGGCCGCTTCCCGCTGCTCATCAAGCTGCTGGATTGCAATGACGACCTGTCGATTCAGGTTCACCCAACTGATACATATGAAGGCTTGCCGGAAGGCGAGCTTGGCAAAACCGAAATGTGGTACATTCTTGATGCCAAGCCAGGCGCTACGATTATTTACGGCTTGAAGGACGGCGTTGACCGTGCAGCTATGGAAGCTGCAATCGCCGAAGGCCGCATTATGGATACGCTGCAGGAGGTTCCTGTTCAAGCAGGCGATGCCTTCTACATTCCGGCAGGAACCGTTCATGCGCTGTGCGCTGGCGTAGTCGTTGCCGAAATTCAGCAAAATTCCGATACGACTTACCGCCTCTATGATTATGACCGTCTTGGTCTTGATGGCGAGCTGCGCGACCTGCATATCGAGGACTCCCTGAACGTCATTGCTTATGACGGCGCAGGCGCAAGCCGCATGACAACAGACGGCGTTGCTGATGGCCAGTGGCTGACGATTGCCTCATCTCCTTATTTTATTGTCGAAAAAGGAATCATCCGCTCCGCAGCAGCCTATGAAACGCCTGCGACAAGCTTCGTCATCTTGATCGTTGCCGAAGGCAGCGGCAAGCTGAAATGGGCAGACGGCGAGCTCGCTCTAGCAGCAGGCCAAGCCTACTTGCTTCCGGCAAGCCTTGGCGGCTATGAGCTGGACGGCAGCCTGACCGTGATCCGCAGCGTAGTGCCTGCGTAAAGCTTTTTTTGAGGCAGGAACATAAATGACAGGAACATAAATGAATGGTAAACAGGGATGCGACCTTCTTGCATCCCTGTTTTATTTGTACCGGGCAAATC
This genomic window contains:
- a CDS encoding class I SAM-dependent methyltransferase; this encodes MGFLSVLTMAHRWMAERAQPGDTVIDATSGGGVDTLALARLVGERGSVFAFDIQQAALERTRERLDAIRASGKEKLADTQLFLQSHEQMADCVPAALHGHIAGVMFNLGFLPGGNESLITQPSTTIAALEAALALLRPGGVITCVVYPGHPGGAEEAQAVQQWVEALPDEAAATMLYRQLHKKAAPYLLGVEKKGKREA
- a CDS encoding type I phosphomannose isomerase catalytic subunit, whose translation is MTKPYPLQFQPEMKERIWGGRALEQFGLTLPEGSIGEGWMIGDHPNGTTKVINGELAGKGLDEIREAYGREWFGTKGFSEKNGRFPLLIKLLDCNDDLSIQVHPTDTYEGLPEGELGKTEMWYILDAKPGATIIYGLKDGVDRAAMEAAIAEGRIMDTLQEVPVQAGDAFYIPAGTVHALCAGVVVAEIQQNSDTTYRLYDYDRLGLDGELRDLHIEDSLNVIAYDGAGASRMTTDGVADGQWLTIASSPYFIVEKGIIRSAAAYETPATSFVILIVAEGSGKLKWADGELALAAGQAYLLPASLGGYELDGSLTVIRSVVPA